A single Streptococcus thermophilus DNA region contains:
- the queD gene encoding 6-carboxytetrahydropterin synthase QueD, producing MFFAPKEIKTETGESLVYNLHRTMVSKEFTFDAAHHLFNYEGKCKSLHGHTYHLQIAVSGYLDERGMTYDFGDLKNIYKNHLEPYLDHRYLNESLPYMNTTAENMVFWIFQTTSEYLSEERELRLEYVRLYETPTAFAEFRREWLDD from the coding sequence ATGTTTTTTGCACCGAAAGAAATCAAGACTGAAACGGGTGAGTCACTAGTGTATAATCTTCACCGTACAATGGTGTCTAAAGAGTTTACTTTTGATGCTGCCCACCATCTCTTTAATTATGAGGGAAAGTGTAAGTCCCTTCATGGCCATACTTATCACCTTCAGATTGCAGTAAGTGGTTACTTGGATGAGCGTGGTATGACTTATGATTTTGGTGACCTTAAGAATATTTACAAAAATCATTTGGAACCTTATCTGGATCACCGTTATCTCAATGAGTCTTTGCCTTATATGAACACGACTGCAGAAAATATGGTTTTCTGGATATTCCAGACGACTAGTGAATATCTTTCGGAGGAGCGTGAACTTCGTTTGGAGTATGTACGGCTATATGAGACACCGACAGCTTTTGCGGAGTTTAGACGGGAGTGGTTAGATGACTAG